In Pirellulales bacterium, the following proteins share a genomic window:
- a CDS encoding DUF4254 domain-containing protein, which yields MFRVQDVLDLHESTVALWHQQDIHNPYHGFLQLVCEQHRFNYLLWHEEDIARSPDVSDARIAEVKRAIDRYNQQRNDHIERLDMCFMDWLVREGITPQKGARLNTETPGSGIDRLSILSLRLYHLQEQIDRADATEEHRQKAADRQAVCLRQRTDLSGALAELVDDIATGRKRLQLYRQMKMYNDPTMNPYLYGAKKVA from the coding sequence ATGTTTCGCGTCCAGGACGTTCTCGATCTCCACGAAAGCACCGTCGCTCTCTGGCACCAGCAGGATATTCACAACCCGTATCATGGGTTCTTGCAGCTGGTGTGCGAGCAACACCGCTTCAATTACTTGCTGTGGCACGAGGAAGATATTGCCCGCAGCCCGGACGTGAGCGACGCCCGGATTGCCGAGGTCAAGCGCGCCATCGACCGGTACAACCAGCAGCGCAACGATCATATCGAGCGGTTGGACATGTGCTTCATGGACTGGCTGGTGCGCGAAGGGATCACGCCGCAAAAGGGAGCCCGCCTCAATACCGAGACTCCCGGCAGCGGCATCGATCGACTGTCGATCCTGTCACTGCGCCTTTACCACTTGCAGGAGCAGATCGACCGTGCGGACGCGACCGAAGAGCATCGCCAGAAAGCCGCCGATCGCCAGGCGGTGTGTCTGCGGCAGCGCACGGATCTCTCGGGCGCGCTTGCAGAATTGGTCGACGATATCGCGACCGGCCGCAAGCGCCTGCAACTGTATCGGCAGATGAAAATGTACAATGACCCGACGATGAACCCGTACCTGTACGGCGCGAAGAAGGTTGCGTAG
- a CDS encoding thioredoxin domain-containing protein — translation MMPNRLANETSPYLLQHAGNPVDWYPWGSEALARARQDDRPIFLSIGYSACHWCHVMEHESFENPAIAAQLNAGFVSIKVDREERPDLDQIYMSAVQMLTGRGGWPMSVFLTPELKPFYGGTYFPPHARMGMPGFDQVLAAVLDAWKNRRTEVTSAAQRLTDQLTSMTQLAVPAEAPTAAAFAAAQGELARLFDPREGGIGGAPKFPHAIDLRLLLRLWQRDRNAKTLDMVRLTLDKMAAGGIYDHLGGGFHRYSVDDHWLVPHFEKMLYDNALLASCYIEAFQATGDERYAQVVRETLDYVLREMRDPAGGFRSTQDADSEGEEGKFYVWKPAEVEEVLGTDRARTFCCVYDVSDAGNFEASNILNRPKPLDQCARVLHREPDDLEEELANSRKQLLAARAKRVAPALDDKVLVNWNGLMIAALAQAGAALGVPAYVAAAAQAANFILERMRRDDGRLLHAYRNGAARFDGYLDDYACLADALVSLYEADFDERWIAEAVVLADIILARFADRARGGFFFTADDHETLVARPAEIQDGSTPSATAMAVTALLRLGKLTGRTDYLEAADKTLRLFADLMQKHPMATAQMLIAFDFAQGPTPELVLIGDSRSAAVSNVLADLRRRFWPAKVVAARPTEHQGAVLAPLFEGKGMAGAGQENGGEPVLYVCENFACREPIADAAAITAEFDRWNR, via the coding sequence ATGATGCCCAATCGCCTGGCCAATGAAACCAGTCCCTATCTCTTGCAGCATGCGGGCAATCCGGTCGACTGGTATCCGTGGGGAAGCGAGGCGCTCGCACGGGCTCGCCAAGACGATCGACCGATTTTTCTGTCGATTGGCTACTCGGCATGCCACTGGTGCCACGTCATGGAGCACGAAAGCTTTGAAAACCCGGCGATCGCCGCACAGCTGAATGCCGGGTTCGTATCGATCAAGGTCGACCGCGAGGAGCGTCCCGATCTCGATCAAATCTATATGAGCGCCGTGCAGATGCTGACAGGCCGCGGCGGCTGGCCGATGTCGGTATTCCTGACGCCGGAGTTGAAGCCGTTCTACGGCGGCACCTACTTTCCGCCCCATGCGCGCATGGGCATGCCGGGCTTCGACCAGGTACTGGCCGCTGTGCTCGACGCTTGGAAAAACCGCCGTACGGAGGTAACCAGCGCCGCGCAACGACTGACCGATCAGTTAACTTCGATGACGCAATTAGCTGTGCCCGCCGAGGCTCCGACGGCGGCGGCGTTCGCCGCAGCCCAAGGCGAGCTGGCGCGATTGTTCGATCCCCGCGAAGGCGGAATTGGCGGCGCGCCCAAGTTCCCGCACGCCATCGACCTGCGTTTGCTGCTGCGACTGTGGCAACGCGACCGCAACGCGAAAACGCTCGACATGGTGCGGCTGACACTCGACAAGATGGCGGCCGGCGGCATTTACGATCATCTGGGGGGCGGGTTCCACCGCTACTCGGTCGACGATCATTGGCTCGTTCCCCATTTCGAGAAAATGCTCTACGACAACGCGCTTTTGGCCTCGTGCTATATCGAAGCCTTTCAGGCGACCGGCGACGAACGTTACGCCCAGGTCGTGCGCGAAACACTCGATTACGTGCTGCGCGAAATGCGCGATCCGGCCGGCGGATTTCGCAGCACGCAGGACGCCGACAGCGAAGGCGAAGAGGGGAAGTTCTATGTCTGGAAGCCGGCCGAGGTCGAGGAAGTTCTCGGCACGGATCGCGCGCGAACCTTTTGTTGCGTTTACGACGTCAGCGACGCCGGAAACTTCGAAGCGAGCAACATCCTCAACCGCCCGAAACCGCTGGATCAGTGCGCACGTGTCCTCCATCGCGAACCGGATGACCTGGAGGAAGAGTTAGCCAACAGCCGCAAGCAATTGCTGGCCGCTCGCGCCAAACGCGTGGCGCCGGCGCTCGACGACAAGGTTCTCGTGAATTGGAATGGGCTGATGATCGCGGCGCTGGCGCAAGCCGGCGCTGCGCTGGGAGTGCCTGCGTATGTCGCGGCCGCTGCGCAGGCGGCAAATTTTATTCTTGAGCGCATGCGGCGCGACGATGGCCGTCTTTTGCACGCGTACCGCAACGGCGCCGCGCGGTTTGATGGGTACCTGGACGATTACGCCTGCCTGGCCGATGCGCTTGTGTCGTTGTACGAAGCCGACTTCGACGAACGCTGGATTGCCGAAGCAGTCGTCCTTGCCGATATTATTCTTGCTCGCTTCGCCGATCGGGCGCGTGGTGGCTTTTTCTTCACCGCCGACGATCACGAGACGCTGGTCGCCCGGCCGGCCGAGATCCAGGACGGTTCCACTCCCAGCGCCACGGCCATGGCCGTCACGGCGCTATTACGCCTGGGCAAGTTGACGGGCAGGACGGATTACCTGGAAGCGGCCGACAAGACGCTACGGCTGTTCGCCGATCTGATGCAAAAGCACCCAATGGCCACGGCGCAGATGCTGATCGCGTTTGATTTCGCGCAAGGGCCGACTCCCGAGCTAGTCCTGATCGGCGATTCGCGTAGCGCAGCGGTTAGCAATGTGTTGGCCGATTTGCGGCGACGATTCTGGCCCGCCAAGGTCGTGGCCGCTCGCCCGACCGAACACCAAGGCGCGGTTCTCGCCCCCTTGTTCGAGGGCAAAGGCATGGCGGGCGCTGGACAAGAAAATGGTGGCGAACCGGTCCTGTACGTTTGCGAAAACTTCGCCTGCCGCGAGCCAATCGCCGATGCCGCGGCCATCACGGCCGAATTCGATCGGTGGAACCGCTAA
- the panB gene encoding 3-methyl-2-oxobutanoate hydroxymethyltransferase produces MSTSAGPMTVTQFVAMKAAGQKICVLTAYDHAMATLLDEAGIDAILVGDSLSMVVQGHPSTLAVTLDQMIYHAEMVGRAVKRALVIVDLPFPMCHLGACKAVESAGRILKETHCRAVKLEGGAEQADTIRALVSAGIPVMAHCGLRPQSVNVLGGYKVQRDEEKLLADAQAAQDAGAFAVLLECIPMGMAERITKALAIPTIGIGAGPGCDGQVLVVNDMLGITSGYLPRFVKTYANLGRDIQEAAKRYQQEVRDGTYPDAGHSFK; encoded by the coding sequence ATGAGTACAAGCGCCGGCCCGATGACCGTGACGCAATTCGTGGCCATGAAGGCCGCTGGTCAGAAGATCTGCGTATTGACGGCCTATGACCACGCGATGGCGACCTTGCTCGACGAGGCAGGCATAGACGCCATCCTGGTAGGGGACAGCCTGTCGATGGTCGTGCAGGGGCACCCCTCGACCCTGGCCGTCACCTTGGACCAGATGATCTACCATGCCGAGATGGTTGGGCGGGCTGTCAAACGAGCCCTGGTTATCGTCGACCTCCCTTTCCCGATGTGTCACCTGGGGGCCTGCAAGGCGGTCGAGTCGGCCGGTCGCATCCTCAAGGAAACCCATTGCCGAGCGGTCAAACTGGAAGGGGGGGCCGAGCAGGCCGACACGATCCGGGCCCTGGTATCAGCCGGAATTCCCGTGATGGCGCATTGTGGCCTGCGACCGCAGAGCGTGAACGTGCTGGGGGGATACAAGGTCCAGCGCGACGAAGAAAAGCTCCTCGCTGATGCCCAAGCCGCCCAGGACGCCGGAGCCTTTGCGGTACTGCTGGAGTGCATCCCTATGGGCATGGCCGAGCGGATCACGAAGGCGCTAGCCATTCCCACGATCGGCATCGGCGCCGGGCCCGGCTGCGACGGACAAGTGCTGGTCGTGAACGACATGCTGGGTATCACCAGCGGCTACCTGCCGCGCTTCGTTAAGACCTACGCCAACCTGGGGCGCGATATTCAAGAGGCGGCCAAGCGCTACCAGCAAGAAGTGCGCGACGGCACTTACCCGGACGCCGGGCATTCGTTCAAATAA
- a CDS encoding glycosyltransferase family 9 protein yields the protein MLDASPRILIVRLSAIGDCLHALPVVCALRERMPKAFLTWVVEGRSGDLLREHSALDELVIVPRGWLKSPRLVWQLRRKLRQLRFDVAIDVQGLTKSGIAAWLSGAPTRIGMKGVDGREFSTLFNNVLIEPASKHVVDRNLELLRPLGITAPAVKFDIPRSALDDSRADQIVRTAELTSGFVMINPGAGWPSKLWPTERFAAVARCLAHDHGLPSLVVWAGAKERAMAESIAAASEGHALMAPPTTLTELASLIRRARLFVSSDTGPLHLAAAVGTPCVALFGPMPAERNGPYGMGHVAVQKIAPNATRHGRRKAGPESMLAITVEDVARACQGVLGRRAKAA from the coding sequence ATGCTGGATGCTTCCCCCCGCATTTTGATCGTACGCCTCAGTGCCATCGGCGACTGCTTGCATGCCTTGCCGGTTGTCTGCGCGCTGCGGGAGAGAATGCCGAAGGCCTTTCTGACGTGGGTCGTCGAGGGACGGTCGGGCGATCTGCTGCGCGAGCACTCCGCCCTGGACGAGCTGGTGATTGTCCCGCGCGGCTGGCTCAAATCGCCGCGGCTAGTGTGGCAACTGCGGCGCAAGCTACGTCAGCTTCGTTTTGACGTGGCCATCGACGTGCAGGGCCTGACAAAAAGCGGCATCGCGGCCTGGCTCTCAGGTGCGCCGACGCGCATTGGCATGAAGGGAGTCGACGGCCGTGAATTCAGCACGCTCTTCAACAACGTGCTGATCGAGCCTGCTAGCAAGCACGTGGTGGATCGCAACCTGGAGTTGCTCCGGCCGCTGGGCATTACGGCTCCCGCGGTGAAATTCGACATTCCACGCAGCGCGCTCGATGACTCGCGGGCCGATCAGATCGTCCGTACGGCCGAGCTGACCTCTGGCTTCGTTATGATCAACCCGGGCGCCGGCTGGCCCTCGAAGCTGTGGCCGACCGAGCGCTTCGCCGCCGTGGCCCGTTGCCTGGCGCACGATCACGGATTGCCGAGCCTCGTCGTATGGGCCGGGGCGAAGGAACGGGCGATGGCAGAATCGATCGCCGCGGCTTCGGAAGGTCACGCTCTGATGGCGCCCCCCACGACGCTCACTGAGCTGGCTTCCCTTATTCGCAGGGCGCGATTGTTTGTCAGCAGCGACACGGGCCCCCTGCATCTGGCAGCAGCCGTGGGAACGCCCTGCGTCGCTCTGTTTGGACCAATGCCCGCCGAGCGCAACGGGCCCTACGGCATGGGCCACGTGGCCGTGCAGAAAATAGCGCCCAACGCTACACGGCATGGCCGCCGCAAGGCCGGTCCCGAATCGATGCTCGCGATCACGGTCGAAGACGTCGCGCGGGCATGCCAAGGTGTGCTGGGACGTCGGGCCAAGGCAGCGTAA
- a CDS encoding PEP-CTERM sorting domain-containing protein, with translation MQRTQRVRDRAASRTISAFVAILFGLLVLARQARATDFFWAAPVSGDPTVATNWSPVGVPQTISDSAIYNLGSSGYTVSTPSLIAFDINAIEVDNDTVTFQIPTIDSMANTVIVGNTSGDVGNVTLLLGELAGQNGAVGNAAGSTGTVIVNGSSPSGTFFGTGSIGGSGTGTVNVFSGGAGATYVGNQPGSQGTVTASGAKSTWFDTYLGYGGTGSVTIQNGAAGNSLTKQYIGYAAGSQGTLSVTGTGSTWTNGTSSNDSHELYVGYGGTGEMDFTAGATGRSVGAPVYLGFQSGGNGTMKIDGAGSSYQLGNSNGSLFIGESGTGKFSITGGGKLDTQGQPLIIGDVAGSNGSLTIDGATSSLISTATNNPISSATVGNAGTGSFSVTGGAQVTLGNVGVAVTGGSSGTVTVDGAGSRLSVPNGFLTLGSNGSGATASVTVQNGATLSASQLALGVGGNINNNNNLTFDGAGTTGNFTDGNNGSFNIFQGAVHVQNGAVVNALLGSEKVVIAPNAGNNGALDVDGAGSSFNVIQGAKSLISLGGNFNGTAQLSVTNGGTVNIGVQNGIALGHLSVGPLGTVDIQQGSINVLSVQNSGMLHVDGVLQASGVNSTGNVSGTGQITGGLTFSGTLAPGDSPGTLTAGSLIWNAGGILKIAINDATGTAGGTTGWSLMSVGAGVLLGSLPHTISLESLTAGNQPGLVPDFDPTHNYSWTVLTSGLTLSGAAGFTVDTSSFQNPLIGHFSVMATGDSLIVNYKVPEPSTLVLAGLGVVIAGCARCRRSSGARA, from the coding sequence ATGCAACGCACTCAACGCGTCCGTGACCGCGCGGCTTCGCGCACGATTTCGGCATTTGTTGCCATTCTCTTCGGGCTGCTTGTGCTTGCCCGTCAGGCTCGTGCAACCGATTTTTTCTGGGCGGCGCCGGTCTCGGGAGATCCCACGGTGGCCACGAACTGGAGCCCTGTCGGCGTTCCTCAGACCATCAGCGATAGCGCCATCTACAATCTCGGGTCGAGCGGTTACACCGTGTCAACACCGTCGTTGATTGCGTTCGACATTAACGCGATCGAAGTCGATAACGACACGGTAACGTTCCAAATCCCCACGATCGATTCGATGGCCAACACCGTGATTGTGGGCAATACCTCCGGCGACGTCGGCAACGTTACGCTTCTGCTCGGAGAATTGGCCGGTCAAAACGGTGCGGTCGGCAACGCGGCCGGCAGCACGGGGACCGTTATCGTCAACGGCTCCAGCCCCAGCGGCACCTTCTTCGGCACGGGCAGCATCGGTGGCAGCGGAACCGGCACGGTCAACGTCTTCAGCGGCGGCGCCGGCGCAACGTACGTCGGCAACCAACCCGGGTCGCAAGGCACCGTCACCGCCTCGGGGGCAAAATCGACCTGGTTTGATACGTATTTGGGCTATGGTGGAACCGGCAGTGTCACGATTCAGAACGGAGCCGCGGGGAACTCGCTCACAAAGCAGTACATCGGTTACGCGGCCGGCTCGCAAGGAACGCTTTCGGTCACCGGCACCGGATCGACCTGGACCAACGGTACGAGTTCGAACGATAGCCACGAGCTCTATGTAGGCTACGGCGGCACAGGTGAAATGGATTTCACCGCCGGCGCCACCGGCAGGTCGGTAGGAGCACCGGTCTATCTCGGCTTTCAAAGCGGTGGAAACGGCACGATGAAGATCGACGGCGCCGGCTCTTCCTACCAACTGGGTAATTCCAACGGCTCACTTTTCATCGGCGAAAGCGGTACCGGAAAGTTTTCGATCACCGGCGGCGGAAAGCTGGATACCCAGGGCCAGCCCCTCATCATCGGAGATGTGGCCGGCTCGAATGGCTCGTTGACGATCGACGGCGCCACGTCGTCCCTCATTTCGACTGCGACCAACAATCCCATCAGTTCTGCCACCGTGGGCAACGCCGGAACCGGCAGCTTCTCCGTCACGGGGGGCGCGCAGGTCACTCTGGGAAACGTGGGGGTCGCGGTCACCGGCGGCTCTTCGGGAACGGTAACCGTCGATGGGGCCGGATCCCGTCTGTCGGTGCCGAATGGCTTTTTGACACTAGGAAGCAATGGCAGCGGCGCAACGGCGTCCGTCACGGTGCAAAACGGAGCAACGCTGAGCGCCTCTCAACTTGCCTTGGGGGTCGGCGGCAATATCAACAACAACAATAACCTGACCTTCGATGGAGCCGGCACGACAGGGAATTTCACCGACGGCAACAATGGAAGTTTCAATATTTTTCAAGGCGCAGTTCACGTCCAAAACGGAGCGGTCGTAAATGCCCTTTTGGGGAGCGAGAAGGTTGTTATTGCTCCCAATGCCGGAAACAACGGGGCACTCGATGTGGATGGAGCGGGCTCGTCGTTTAACGTTATCCAGGGAGCCAAATCCCTGATCTCCTTGGGCGGCAATTTTAACGGGACCGCCCAGCTTTCCGTTACCAACGGCGGTACGGTAAACATCGGCGTCCAAAATGGCATCGCTCTGGGCCATCTCAGTGTCGGCCCCCTGGGAACCGTGGACATCCAGCAGGGTTCGATCAACGTGCTCTCGGTACAGAACAGCGGAATGCTGCACGTCGACGGCGTCTTGCAAGCGTCCGGCGTCAACTCAACGGGCAACGTGTCAGGCACCGGTCAAATTACGGGCGGCCTGACGTTTTCCGGCACGCTCGCCCCGGGCGACAGCCCCGGAACGCTCACCGCCGGATCGCTAATTTGGAACGCGGGCGGCATTCTTAAGATTGCCATCAACGATGCCACTGGCACCGCCGGTGGCACCACGGGCTGGAGCCTGATGTCGGTCGGCGCAGGTGTCCTGTTGGGATCACTTCCCCACACCATTTCGCTCGAGTCGTTGACGGCTGGCAATCAGCCCGGGCTCGTTCCCGATTTTGATCCAACGCACAATTACAGTTGGACGGTTCTTACCAGCGGCCTAACGCTGTCTGGTGCCGCGGGATTCACGGTCGATACCTCGAGCTTCCAAAACCCGTTGATCGGCCATTTCAGCGTCATGGCCACCGGCGACTCACTGATCGTGAATTACAAGGTGCCCGAGCCTTCGACTCTCGTGCTGGCCGGGTTGGGCGTCGTGATCGCGGGTTGCGCACGTTGTCGGCGTAGTTCGGGCGCCAGAGCATAG
- a CDS encoding alpha/beta hydrolase family protein, with product MKTIHRSFVVLAVCSLFTSPAVALPPPREGEIRFETTDKEPAVAKIFQLEPHTFHFQQEFQKTASTAFEISLVTFPSPVVTAHPENNTVHCEYFRCLAPGKHPAVIALHILGGDFDLSRLFCRQLAQNGVNALFLKLPYYGPRRPEGVEVRMINDDPQQTVNNMRQGILDIRRGAAFLAGQDDVDKNQLGVFGISLGGITSALASTAEPRFQKICLMLAGGDMAKIAWESPEVKDVRERWLARGGKKEDFYDIIKQIDPVTYGDQVRGRKILMLNATHDEIIPKVCTESLWHAFGEPEIVWLDAGHYSAMRHIFDALGRVTKFFQDDSRKSAAK from the coding sequence GTGAAAACGATTCATCGCTCGTTCGTCGTGTTGGCCGTCTGCTCGTTGTTCACCTCACCGGCCGTGGCGCTGCCGCCGCCGCGCGAAGGTGAAATACGCTTCGAGACGACCGACAAGGAGCCGGCGGTCGCCAAGATATTTCAGCTCGAGCCGCATACATTCCACTTTCAGCAGGAATTCCAGAAAACGGCCTCGACGGCGTTTGAAATCTCGCTCGTGACGTTTCCCTCGCCCGTTGTCACTGCGCATCCCGAGAACAACACGGTTCATTGCGAGTATTTTCGTTGTTTGGCGCCGGGCAAGCATCCGGCCGTGATCGCCTTGCACATTTTGGGGGGCGACTTCGATCTGTCGCGCTTGTTCTGCCGGCAATTGGCCCAGAACGGGGTGAACGCGCTCTTCTTGAAACTGCCGTACTATGGTCCGCGCCGTCCGGAGGGGGTCGAAGTGCGGATGATCAACGATGATCCCCAGCAGACCGTTAACAATATGCGGCAAGGAATTCTGGACATTCGCCGCGGCGCCGCCTTCCTGGCCGGGCAGGACGATGTCGACAAAAACCAGCTCGGCGTCTTCGGGATCAGCCTGGGGGGGATCACGAGCGCCCTGGCCAGCACGGCCGAGCCGCGTTTTCAGAAAATCTGCTTGATGCTAGCGGGCGGCGACATGGCTAAGATCGCTTGGGAGTCGCCCGAGGTAAAGGACGTGCGCGAGCGCTGGCTAGCGCGTGGCGGCAAGAAGGAAGATTTCTACGACATCATCAAGCAGATCGATCCGGTCACCTACGGCGATCAGGTGCGCGGACGCAAGATCCTGATGCTCAACGCAACGCACGACGAGATCATTCCCAAGGTTTGCACCGAATCGCTGTGGCATGCCTTTGGCGAGCCCGAGATCGTCTGGCTCGACGCCGGACACTACTCGGCGATGCGTCATATCTTCGACGCCCTGGGCCGGGTCACGAAGTTCTTCCAGGACGACTCGCGGAAAAGCGCGGCGAAATAA
- a CDS encoding DUF4404 family protein, with translation MTEASSNLRETLSRLQEQLRAAPDLSAENRALLQGVASDIEALLEEKPPAGSASPAGPLRALRQESILARLGGAERVFEATHPTLAGIVGSIIDALGRMGI, from the coding sequence ATGACGGAAGCGTCGAGTAATTTGCGGGAAACACTCAGCCGACTCCAAGAGCAGTTGCGCGCCGCTCCGGACCTCAGTGCCGAGAACCGAGCGCTGCTGCAGGGCGTCGCCTCGGACATCGAGGCGCTGCTGGAGGAAAAGCCGCCCGCCGGGTCCGCTTCTCCGGCCGGGCCGCTAAGGGCGCTCAGGCAAGAATCGATCCTCGCGCGGCTGGGTGGCGCCGAGCGCGTATTCGAAGCCACTCACCCCACGTTGGCCGGCATCGTCGGCAGCATCATCGACGCCCTGGGGCGGATGGGAATCTGA